A single genomic interval of Oceanithermus profundus DSM 14977 harbors:
- a CDS encoding ATP-binding protein, which translates to MAHGCRILLLGPPELWCGGARVHLPTARATALIAFLALQEEAVPRGRLAALLWDAPEATARHRLRQELYRLQRGPLGSFLQSDRKAVRLKGVESDAARFRAALERGAWPEALRLWRGPFMDGFALSGAEAFEDWLALEREAWTDRYVLALSRRALELEAEGRLEPAAQLWRTVVEADAFHEEAHRRLLWLLARSGRWPEADRLYRQYRERLERELGLEPDPETERLYRELAERKTPARPAAAPVPETLADPPLVGREALLRELQRLHPQPVLLLGEAGSGKTRLAGEHLARLGGRLIIEHPASSRALPFAGVARALDRALELQGLPELDPVWLREAGRLLPHRLPAPGRPLQGAADRTRFLEGLSRVLLALAGPVLVWDDLQWTDPAAVELLAYLLPAASRAGVQAVLTVRRPIPPGPVADWLEPLEDDLARLEVPPLDEAAVHELIQRLAHQRYGARLFARRLHSATGGNPFFVLETLRHLFARGELRLRGEGWSTPYDRTTEDYRELPIPRSIRETLWARLHALDGPLKRTLELVCVARSPVAPETLAQVLGVPELEAARHLEELRERQLTVDRAHGYAPAHEHLRALVLETLNPSLARTYHRAWARTLEAQGRHAQAAEHWQEAGLAERAAQGFIAAARRAPHDPLSARAYYLRALHLAEALDPRLRQELELDLLELDLRLGRLDEAGRERLEQLAETVGARSRLLIAEALLQRGDYPRALASARAGLARALREGDRACQARAHFLLAWIYYRHGDPGAQLAELEQALDAYLQIGDHQGAARTLRNLAALYFRLGEKETGDALQARALEEAQAVGDGVLTLRIRADRATGRWLRGEFPWVLREARALRRAARRLGDYGGELDALELEGLAALKLGDHAGAYRAFDAAVRRADELHLEKDAALARSERAWASIELGSFAEAESDLRTALAVQRRIGDQAKLGHTYHTWGYLHLRRGDHEEALRWFRRAARHWRARGERGHLARSLAYAALAAAASGRTRLAQRLSGEALRASHDWPVGVPDRPLIWAVYARFHARGAPWSRKACDELRRLRAGLRPAARRRLAATFVYRTVCDGADL; encoded by the coding sequence GTGGCTCACGGATGCCGGATCCTGCTGCTCGGCCCGCCCGAGCTGTGGTGCGGTGGGGCGCGGGTCCACCTGCCCACGGCGCGGGCAACGGCCCTGATCGCCTTCCTGGCGCTCCAGGAAGAGGCCGTGCCCCGCGGCCGCCTGGCGGCGCTGCTCTGGGACGCCCCCGAGGCCACGGCCCGGCACCGGCTGCGCCAGGAGCTCTACCGGCTCCAACGCGGCCCGCTGGGTTCCTTTCTGCAAAGCGACCGCAAAGCCGTGCGGCTGAAGGGGGTCGAGAGCGACGCGGCCCGCTTCCGCGCCGCGCTCGAGCGCGGCGCCTGGCCCGAGGCGCTGCGCCTTTGGCGGGGCCCCTTCATGGACGGCTTCGCGTTGAGCGGCGCCGAGGCCTTCGAGGACTGGCTGGCGCTCGAGCGCGAGGCCTGGACGGACCGCTACGTCCTGGCCTTATCGCGGAGGGCGCTCGAGCTGGAGGCGGAGGGGCGGCTCGAACCGGCGGCGCAGCTGTGGCGGACCGTCGTCGAGGCGGACGCCTTTCACGAAGAGGCCCACCGCCGCCTGCTCTGGCTGCTGGCGCGCTCGGGCCGCTGGCCCGAGGCGGACCGCCTCTACCGCCAGTACCGCGAGCGGCTCGAACGCGAGCTGGGGCTCGAGCCCGACCCCGAAACCGAACGGCTCTACCGCGAACTCGCCGAGCGCAAGACCCCCGCGCGCCCGGCCGCGGCTCCGGTGCCCGAGACCCTGGCCGATCCGCCGCTGGTGGGGCGCGAAGCGCTGTTGCGGGAGCTCCAGCGGCTGCACCCGCAGCCGGTCCTGCTGCTCGGCGAGGCGGGCAGCGGCAAGACGCGCCTCGCCGGCGAGCACCTCGCGCGCCTGGGCGGGCGGCTGATCATCGAACACCCCGCCTCCAGCCGCGCCCTTCCCTTCGCGGGCGTGGCCCGGGCGCTCGACCGCGCCCTGGAGCTGCAGGGCCTTCCCGAACTCGACCCCGTCTGGCTGCGCGAGGCCGGCCGCCTCCTGCCCCACCGCCTCCCCGCCCCCGGCCGACCGCTGCAGGGCGCCGCCGACCGCACCCGCTTCCTCGAGGGCCTGAGCCGGGTGCTCCTGGCTCTGGCCGGTCCGGTGCTCGTCTGGGACGACCTGCAGTGGACCGACCCCGCAGCCGTGGAGCTGCTCGCCTACCTGCTGCCGGCCGCTTCCCGTGCGGGCGTGCAGGCGGTGCTGACCGTGCGCCGCCCCATCCCCCCGGGCCCGGTTGCCGACTGGCTGGAACCCCTGGAGGACGACCTGGCGCGGCTGGAGGTGCCCCCGCTCGACGAGGCCGCGGTACACGAACTGATCCAGCGGCTCGCCCATCAGCGCTACGGCGCCCGCCTCTTCGCCCGCAGGCTGCACTCCGCCACCGGCGGCAACCCCTTCTTCGTCCTCGAGACGCTGCGCCACCTCTTCGCCCGCGGAGAGCTGCGGCTGCGCGGGGAGGGCTGGTCCACTCCTTACGACCGCACGACCGAGGACTACCGCGAACTGCCCATCCCCCGCAGCATCCGCGAAACCCTCTGGGCCCGGCTCCACGCCCTCGACGGTCCCCTGAAGCGGACGCTCGAGCTGGTCTGCGTCGCGCGCAGCCCCGTCGCCCCCGAAACCCTGGCGCAGGTGCTGGGGGTGCCCGAGCTGGAAGCGGCGCGGCACCTCGAAGAATTGCGCGAGCGCCAGCTCACCGTGGACCGTGCGCACGGCTACGCCCCCGCCCACGAGCACCTGCGCGCCCTCGTCCTGGAGACGCTGAACCCCTCGCTGGCCCGCACCTACCACCGCGCCTGGGCCCGCACGCTCGAGGCCCAAGGGCGCCACGCCCAGGCCGCGGAGCACTGGCAGGAGGCAGGCCTCGCGGAGCGCGCGGCCCAGGGCTTCATCGCCGCGGCGCGGCGCGCGCCCCACGACCCGCTTTCGGCCCGCGCCTACTACCTGCGGGCGCTGCACCTCGCCGAAGCCCTCGACCCCCGGCTGCGGCAGGAGCTCGAGCTCGACCTGCTGGAGCTGGACCTGCGGCTCGGCCGGCTGGACGAGGCGGGCCGCGAGCGGCTCGAGCAGCTCGCGGAAACCGTGGGCGCCCGCAGCCGCCTCCTGATCGCCGAGGCCCTGCTGCAGCGCGGCGACTACCCCCGGGCCCTGGCCTCCGCGCGCGCGGGGCTGGCGCGGGCGCTGCGCGAGGGCGACCGCGCCTGCCAGGCGCGCGCGCACTTCCTGCTCGCCTGGATCTACTACCGTCACGGCGACCCGGGAGCCCAGCTGGCGGAGCTGGAGCAGGCGCTCGACGCCTACCTGCAGATCGGGGATCACCAGGGCGCCGCGCGCACGCTGCGCAACCTGGCCGCCCTCTACTTCCGGTTGGGGGAGAAGGAAACCGGCGACGCCCTCCAGGCCCGCGCCCTCGAAGAGGCCCAGGCGGTGGGCGACGGCGTGCTCACCCTGCGCATCCGCGCCGACCGCGCCACCGGCCGCTGGCTGCGGGGCGAGTTCCCCTGGGTCCTGCGCGAAGCGCGGGCGCTGCGGCGGGCGGCGCGCCGGCTGGGCGACTACGGGGGCGAGCTCGACGCCCTCGAGCTCGAGGGCCTGGCGGCGCTGAAGCTCGGCGACCACGCCGGCGCCTACCGCGCCTTCGACGCCGCGGTCAGGCGCGCCGACGAACTGCACCTGGAAAAGGACGCCGCCCTCGCCCGTTCCGAGCGGGCCTGGGCCTCCATCGAGCTGGGATCCTTCGCCGAGGCGGAGTCCGATCTGCGGACGGCCCTCGCGGTGCAGCGCCGCATCGGCGACCAGGCCAAGCTGGGGCACACCTACCACACCTGGGGCTACCTGCACCTGCGCCGCGGCGACCACGAGGAGGCGCTGCGCTGGTTCAGGCGGGCCGCCCGGCACTGGCGCGCCCGCGGCGAACGCGGTCACCTGGCTCGCAGCCTCGCCTACGCGGCGCTGGCGGCCGCGGCGTCGGGGCGGACGCGGCTGGCGCAGCGGCTCAGCGGGGAGGCGCTGCGGGCCAGCCACGACTGGCCGGTCGGGGTGCCCGACCGGCCCCTGATCTGGGCCGTCTACGCGCGCTTTCACGCCCGCGGCGCGCCCTGGTCGCGGAAGGCCTGCGACGAGCTGCGCCGCCTGCGCGCCGGGCTCCGTCCGGCCGCGCGCCGGCGGCTGGCCGCCACCTTCGTCTACCGCACGGTCTGCGACGGGGCGGACTTGTGA
- a CDS encoding WecB/TagA/CpsF family glycosyltransferase: protein MNATRVELLGLPLDPVTMPQAAAWVRAHLEGSRPVQVVTLNPEIVVRSRRDPELRRALREAELVTPDGVGVLWAARRLLGLRLAERVTGIDLTLRLFEELGPQLNVFLLGGRPGVAERAAAAAEAHGVRVAGTHHGYFDRADPVIEAVARSGANLLLAGMGERQETFLWRHKPRLGVPVMIGVGGTLDVLAGEARRTPVWSRRLGIEWLLRVGLDPKRWPRALRLLRFVIEVERARRLPPAKR, encoded by the coding sequence ATGAACGCCACCCGCGTCGAACTGCTCGGCCTGCCCCTGGACCCGGTCACGATGCCCCAGGCCGCGGCCTGGGTGCGCGCGCACCTCGAAGGCTCCCGGCCGGTGCAGGTGGTGACCCTCAACCCCGAGATCGTCGTCCGCAGCCGCCGCGACCCCGAACTGCGGCGGGCGCTGCGCGAGGCGGAGCTCGTGACCCCGGACGGCGTGGGCGTCCTCTGGGCCGCGCGGCGCCTGCTGGGGCTGCGCCTCGCCGAACGGGTGACCGGCATCGACCTCACGCTGCGGCTCTTCGAGGAGCTGGGCCCGCAGCTCAACGTCTTCCTGCTCGGCGGCCGTCCGGGGGTGGCCGAACGCGCCGCGGCCGCCGCGGAGGCGCACGGGGTCCGCGTCGCGGGGACGCACCACGGCTACTTCGATCGCGCGGATCCGGTGATTGAGGCGGTGGCGCGCAGCGGCGCCAACCTGCTGCTCGCGGGGATGGGCGAGCGCCAGGAGACCTTTCTGTGGCGCCACAAGCCGCGGCTCGGGGTTCCGGTGATGATCGGCGTGGGCGGCACCCTCGACGTGCTCGCCGGCGAGGCCCGCCGCACCCCGGTCTGGTCGCGCCGGCTCGGGATCGAGTGGCTGCTGCGCGTCGGGCTCGACCCCAAGCGCTGGCCGCGGGCGCTGCGCCTGCTGCGTTTCGTGATCGAGGTCGAGCGGGCGCGACGTTTGCCCCCTGCGAAAAGGTAA
- a CDS encoding 2-phosphosulfolactate phosphatase gives MRLRVDLTPNPPYGDEPIVVVDVLRATTSIGLLLERGAREVWVTRHARAVREVAQPDDLLLGEKEGLPPEGFHHGTSPAALARLDVAGRRVYYTSDHLPAALERIDRGEGVWLGSLRNAPALVERLRTLDAEQITFVCAGFRGAEALDDALAAGLMVRALSAGRETCELGDAARLSAALLGAAPDPLEALVGSASGRFLQGMGFADDLVVASWVGADRSLPVLRGTARGRFGRLYRFVPER, from the coding sequence ATGCGCCTGCGCGTCGACCTGACCCCCAACCCCCCCTACGGCGACGAACCGATCGTGGTCGTGGACGTCCTGCGCGCCACCACCTCGATCGGCCTCCTGCTCGAGCGAGGCGCCCGCGAGGTCTGGGTGACCCGCCACGCCCGCGCGGTGCGCGAGGTCGCGCAACCGGACGACCTGCTCCTGGGCGAGAAGGAGGGGCTGCCGCCCGAGGGGTTCCACCACGGCACCTCGCCCGCCGCCCTCGCGCGGCTGGACGTCGCGGGGCGGCGGGTCTACTACACCAGCGACCACCTGCCGGCCGCTCTGGAGCGCATCGACCGCGGCGAGGGGGTCTGGCTGGGTTCGCTGCGCAACGCCCCGGCGCTCGTGGAGCGGCTGCGCACCCTCGACGCGGAACAGATCACCTTCGTCTGCGCCGGTTTCCGCGGCGCCGAAGCGCTCGACGACGCGCTGGCGGCGGGCCTGATGGTGCGGGCGCTCTCCGCCGGCCGGGAGACCTGCGAACTCGGCGACGCGGCGCGGCTGAGCGCCGCCCTGCTGGGCGCCGCCCCCGACCCGCTCGAGGCGCTGGTCGGCTCGGCCTCGGGCCGTTTCCTGCAAGGGATGGGGTTCGCCGATGACCTCGTCGTCGCCAGCTGGGTGGGGGCCGACCGCAGCCTGCCGGTGCTCCGGGGCACCGCGCGGGGCCGTTTCGGCCGCCTCTACCGCTTCGTTCCGGAACGATGA
- the scpB gene encoding SMC-Scp complex subunit ScpB produces MNAALAELLAVFFAAGRPLSNRELARGLERGEEEIRRLVGELGRLLEDGGYGVALEEVAGGWRLIVHPRFVDRVQRVLRPRAPRLSPAALEVLAIVAYHQPITRPEIEAMRGKSSDGVLEGLLERGLVEAVGEKPVVGRPRLYATTQRFLELFGLASLDDLPPLEEGPALLLRD; encoded by the coding sequence ATGAACGCGGCGCTGGCGGAACTGCTGGCCGTCTTCTTCGCCGCCGGCAGGCCGCTTTCGAACCGCGAGCTGGCCCGTGGGCTGGAGCGCGGCGAAGAGGAAATCCGCCGCCTCGTCGGCGAGCTGGGCCGCCTTCTCGAAGACGGCGGCTACGGGGTGGCGCTCGAAGAGGTGGCGGGGGGCTGGCGGCTCATCGTCCACCCCCGCTTCGTCGACCGGGTGCAGCGGGTCCTGCGCCCGCGCGCTCCGCGGCTGAGCCCGGCGGCGCTCGAGGTGCTGGCCATCGTGGCCTACCACCAGCCGATCACCCGCCCCGAGATCGAGGCGATGCGGGGGAAGAGTTCGGACGGGGTGCTCGAGGGGCTGCTCGAGCGCGGCCTCGTCGAGGCCGTGGGCGAAAAACCCGTGGTGGGCCGCCCGCGGCTCTACGCCACCACCCAACGCTTCCTCGAGCTCTTCGGCCTCGCCAGCCTCGACGACCTGCCCCCGCTCGAAGAAGGGCCGGCGCTGCTGCTCCGCGACTGA
- a CDS encoding L-threonylcarbamoyladenylate synthase gives MPSEFDLSLHTLRRGGLLAWPTDTTWGLLARADRPEALARIYRVKGRDPAKPLQLLVADLAAARRLLDPGWDAAPFERLARAFWPGALTLVVPAGPEAPEACVHEGKVGLRLPADPELRRLLARAGGYAAATSLNPSGRPPVLRYRDALRYADWVDRIHPGEAGGTEASTVVDLTVPRILREGAVPAADVRRLLEGA, from the coding sequence ATGCCGTCCGAGTTTGACCTCAGCCTCCACACCCTTCGCCGCGGCGGCCTGCTCGCCTGGCCGACCGACACCACCTGGGGCCTGCTGGCCCGGGCCGACCGCCCCGAGGCGCTGGCCCGCATCTACCGGGTCAAGGGGCGCGACCCCGCGAAGCCGCTGCAGCTGCTGGTCGCGGACCTGGCCGCGGCGCGCCGGCTGCTGGACCCCGGCTGGGACGCGGCGCCGTTCGAACGCCTCGCCCGGGCGTTCTGGCCCGGGGCGCTCACCCTGGTCGTTCCCGCGGGGCCCGAGGCCCCCGAAGCCTGCGTGCACGAGGGCAAGGTCGGCCTGCGCCTGCCCGCCGACCCCGAGCTGCGGCGGCTGCTCGCGCGGGCAGGGGGTTACGCCGCCGCCACCAGCCTCAACCCCAGCGGCCGCCCGCCGGTCCTGCGCTACCGGGACGCCCTGCGGTACGCTGACTGGGTGGACCGGATTCACCCCGGCGAGGCGGGGGGCACCGAAGCGTCAACCGTGGTCGACCTGACCGTACCGCGCATCCTGCGCGAGGGAGCGGTGCCGGCGGCGGACGTGCGCCGGCTGCTGGAGGGGGCATGA
- a CDS encoding type II secretion system F family protein produces the protein MPLYHYRAKDRQGRSIAATIEADDIRTAAKILREKGYFISELKEPGKGLQAEIKIPGLERGPGLKDVAIFSRQLATMLSAGLPIVQAIAILERQTENKAFQKLLKEIRTDVEGGSSFSDALTKHKVFSRLYVNLVRAGETSGTLDGVLDRLATFLEKDLELRGKIKSAMTYPVIVLVFALLVTYFLLTGIVPQFAQILTDLGSELPLLTRFLITVSDILRNGTLYLIVVAVIVGFAYRAYYRTERGRRVVDRIKLRMPVFGNLNKKSALARFSRTFGLLVSSGVNVIEAMDITRGTAGNAIIEDILEETKEAIQVGEPIHSTLLRYPQVFPPMVASMIAIGEETGALDTMLQKIADFYEREVDEAVASLTAAIEPIMIIFLGAIVGTIVAGMFLPLFQIINTLSAG, from the coding sequence ATGCCTCTGTATCACTACCGTGCCAAGGACCGCCAAGGGCGCTCCATCGCCGCGACGATCGAAGCCGACGACATCCGCACCGCGGCCAAGATCCTGCGCGAGAAGGGCTACTTCATCTCGGAGCTGAAGGAGCCCGGCAAGGGCCTCCAGGCCGAGATCAAGATCCCCGGCCTCGAGCGCGGTCCGGGGCTCAAGGACGTGGCCATCTTCAGCCGCCAGCTGGCCACCATGCTCTCGGCGGGTCTGCCGATCGTGCAGGCGATCGCCATCCTCGAGCGGCAGACCGAGAACAAGGCCTTCCAGAAGCTTCTCAAGGAGATCCGCACCGACGTGGAAGGGGGCTCGAGCTTCAGCGACGCGCTGACGAAGCACAAGGTCTTCAGCCGCCTCTACGTCAACCTGGTGCGCGCGGGGGAGACCTCGGGCACCCTGGACGGCGTCCTCGACCGCCTGGCCACCTTCCTGGAAAAGGACCTCGAGCTGCGCGGCAAGATCAAGTCGGCGATGACCTACCCGGTGATCGTCCTCGTCTTCGCGCTTCTCGTCACCTACTTCCTGCTCACCGGCATCGTCCCTCAGTTCGCCCAGATCCTCACCGACCTGGGTTCGGAGCTGCCGCTGCTCACCCGTTTCCTCATCACCGTCTCCGACATCCTCCGCAACGGAACGCTCTACCTGATCGTGGTCGCGGTGATCGTGGGCTTCGCCTACCGCGCCTACTACCGCACCGAGCGCGGGCGGCGCGTCGTCGACCGCATCAAGCTGCGCATGCCCGTCTTCGGCAACCTCAACAAGAAGAGCGCGCTGGCGCGCTTCAGCCGCACCTTCGGCCTGCTCGTCTCGAGCGGCGTCAACGTGATCGAGGCCATGGACATCACCCGCGGCACCGCCGGCAACGCCATCATCGAAGACATCCTCGAGGAGACCAAGGAGGCGATCCAGGTGGGCGAGCCCATCCACTCGACGCTGCTGCGTTACCCGCAGGTCTTCCCGCCGATGGTGGCTTCGATGATCGCCATCGGTGAGGAGACGGGCGCCCTCGACACCATGCTGCAGAAGATCGCCGACTTCTACGAACGCGAGGTCGACGAGGCCGTGGCCAGCCTGACCGCCGCGATCGAGCCGATCATGATCATCTTCCTGGGCGCCATCGTGGGGACGATCGTGGCCGGCATGTTCCTCCCGCTCTTCCAGATCATCAACACCCTTTCGGCGGGGTAG
- the gatA gene encoding Asp-tRNA(Asn)/Glu-tRNA(Gln) amidotransferase subunit GatA yields MDAVTIARRVRTGELDPGDVLNETLARIERFDAQVHAFLTLNPEAEAEAEAVRRRVAAGEDLPLAGVPVAVKDNLTTRGLETTCASGVLEGFVPPYDAAAVERLRAAGAVLVGKTNLDEFAMGSSTEHSHFGPTRNPWDLERVPGGSSGGSAAAVAAGYVPVAVGSDTGGSVRQPAAFTGTLGFKPTYGRISRYGLVAFASSLDQVGTFARSVADLARISRVLMGHDPRDATSLTAAPPRLEPDPERGRGYTLGVVRETLQEGNSPGVLDALERFRAVLEAEGVRFVEVGLPSLRHALAAYYLVATAEASSNLARYDGVHYGARAEAGDVRALMRRTRERGFGAEVKRRILMGTFALSSGYYDAYYGRALKARRRIAAEFAQAFHEVDLLVTPTTPTPAFRLGAKLDDPLEMYLSDVDTVAVNLAGLPALSLPAGFEEGLPLGVQLIAPALAEDRLFDLAALFERATDGAYRQTAPLD; encoded by the coding sequence ATGGACGCCGTAACGATCGCCCGCCGCGTCCGCACCGGGGAGCTCGACCCCGGGGACGTCCTGAACGAGACGCTCGCGCGCATCGAGCGCTTCGACGCCCAGGTGCACGCCTTCCTGACCCTCAACCCCGAGGCCGAGGCCGAGGCCGAGGCGGTGCGGCGCCGCGTCGCCGCCGGTGAGGACCTTCCGCTCGCGGGCGTGCCCGTGGCGGTGAAGGACAACCTGACGACCCGCGGCCTGGAGACGACCTGCGCCTCCGGCGTCCTCGAAGGTTTCGTGCCGCCCTACGACGCGGCGGCGGTGGAGCGCCTGCGCGCCGCCGGCGCGGTCCTCGTGGGCAAGACCAACCTCGACGAGTTCGCCATGGGCTCGTCCACCGAACACTCGCATTTCGGCCCCACCCGCAACCCCTGGGACCTCGAGCGCGTTCCCGGAGGGTCGTCGGGGGGTTCGGCCGCGGCCGTCGCCGCCGGTTACGTGCCCGTGGCCGTCGGCTCCGACACCGGGGGCTCGGTGCGCCAGCCCGCGGCCTTCACCGGAACCCTGGGCTTCAAGCCCACCTACGGACGCATCTCGCGTTACGGCCTCGTCGCCTTCGCCTCCAGCCTCGACCAGGTCGGCACCTTCGCCCGCAGCGTGGCCGACCTCGCGCGGATCAGCCGGGTGCTCATGGGCCACGACCCCCGCGACGCCACCAGCCTGACGGCGGCGCCGCCGCGCCTCGAGCCCGATCCCGAACGCGGCCGCGGCTACACCCTCGGCGTCGTCCGCGAAACCCTGCAGGAGGGGAACAGCCCCGGGGTGCTGGACGCGCTCGAGCGCTTCCGGGCGGTGCTCGAGGCCGAGGGGGTGCGCTTCGTGGAGGTCGGCCTGCCCAGCCTGCGCCACGCCCTCGCCGCCTACTACCTGGTGGCCACCGCCGAGGCGAGCAGCAACCTGGCCCGTTACGACGGAGTCCACTACGGCGCCCGCGCCGAAGCCGGGGACGTGCGGGCGCTGATGCGCCGGACGCGGGAACGCGGGTTCGGGGCCGAGGTCAAGCGCCGCATCCTGATGGGCACCTTCGCGCTCTCCTCGGGTTACTACGACGCCTACTACGGCCGCGCCCTCAAGGCGCGCCGCCGCATTGCCGCCGAGTTCGCGCAGGCCTTCCACGAGGTGGACCTGCTCGTCACCCCCACGACCCCGACCCCGGCGTTCCGGCTTGGGGCCAAGCTGGACGACCCGCTGGAAATGTACCTCTCCGACGTGGACACCGTCGCGGTCAACCTCGCGGGGCTGCCCGCGCTCTCCCTCCCCGCGGGTTTCGAGGAAGGGTTGCCGCTGGGGGTGCAGCTCATCGCCCCCGCGCTCGCCGAGGACCGCCTCTTCGACCTCGCGGCGCTCTTCGAGCGGGCGACCGACGGCGCCTACCGGCAGACGGCGCCGCTCGACTGA
- a CDS encoding 3'-5' exonuclease, whose product MVPVEYRMAARVARALREAGEPRPARELAYRALAMPSTAPAQLERVIEPVLDGRFFREEDALGLWEWRYGFPQEGEALVVLDLETTGLSPSENEIIEIALMRVEPGRVERFARLVNPGSPIPPFITRLTGISSADVADAPDVYTALEEALPYLEGAVLVIQNAPFDLGFLRPRACRLGVKIHNEVIDTVQWARRALPRMRRRGLDHLIRAFEVSIETGARHRALGDVEATWTVAREMYYILTAGEPRRVLEV is encoded by the coding sequence ATGGTGCCCGTCGAGTACCGCATGGCCGCCCGGGTGGCGCGCGCGCTGCGCGAAGCCGGCGAACCCCGGCCCGCGCGCGAGCTCGCCTACCGCGCCCTGGCCATGCCTTCGACGGCCCCGGCCCAGCTGGAACGCGTCATCGAGCCGGTCCTCGACGGCCGTTTCTTTCGGGAGGAAGACGCCCTGGGGCTCTGGGAGTGGCGCTACGGTTTCCCCCAGGAGGGCGAGGCGCTGGTGGTGCTCGACCTGGAGACGACGGGGCTCTCCCCGAGCGAGAACGAGATCATCGAGATCGCCCTGATGCGCGTCGAGCCCGGCCGCGTCGAACGGTTCGCCCGTCTGGTCAACCCCGGGTCGCCGATTCCGCCGTTCATTACCCGGCTCACGGGGATCTCCAGCGCCGACGTGGCCGACGCGCCCGACGTCTACACGGCGCTTGAGGAGGCGCTTCCGTACCTGGAGGGCGCGGTCCTCGTCATCCAGAACGCCCCCTTCGACCTGGGCTTTTTGCGCCCGCGCGCCTGCCGCCTGGGTGTTAAGATACATAACGAAGTCATCGATACCGTGCAGTGGGCCAGGCGCGCACTGCCGCGAATGAGGCGAAGAGGGTTGGACCATTTGATCAGGGCGTTTGAAGTTTCCATTGAAACCGGGGCGCGGCACCGCGCGCTCGGGGACGTCGAGGCGACCTGGACGGTGGCGCGGGAGATGTACTACATCCTCACCGCCGGCGAGCCGCGGCGGGTGCTGGAGGTATAG
- the csaB gene encoding polysaccharide pyruvyl transferase CsaB, with translation MVVALSGYYGFANAGDEAILLALVREARRRGVEPVVLSADPQATAELHGVEAVPRTKPAALAALARAEGLLSGGGGLLQNRTSNRSLAYYLGLVYLAQALNKPTWIFGQSLGPLSPWGRRFTAPALRRSRAVVVRDRASLELARSLGAPPDRLRLGADAALLLEPPRVSREEGLVVVVPRARVPHEANLRLREVAERLAALGYEVLVLGFQPGFDEPALELFDGFTRELSGDPRRVLYWIAQAGYVLSLRLHGLILAAAAGTPYAGGSYDPKVKAFCEESGAPYWELPGDPEAMVRVALHRTGPDKSALRDLRVRAAEGFNHVWGRPEPGTT, from the coding sequence ATGGTGGTCGCGCTAAGCGGCTACTACGGCTTCGCCAACGCCGGCGACGAGGCGATCCTGCTGGCGCTGGTGCGCGAGGCGCGCCGGCGGGGCGTGGAGCCCGTGGTGCTCTCGGCCGACCCCCAGGCCACCGCGGAACTGCACGGGGTGGAGGCCGTGCCCCGGACGAAGCCCGCGGCGCTCGCCGCCCTCGCCCGCGCCGAGGGGCTGCTCTCGGGCGGGGGCGGGCTGCTTCAGAACAGGACCTCGAACCGCAGCCTCGCCTACTACCTGGGCCTCGTCTACCTGGCCCAGGCCCTGAACAAGCCCACCTGGATCTTCGGCCAGTCGCTGGGGCCGCTCAGCCCCTGGGGCCGCCGCTTCACCGCACCGGCGCTGCGGCGCAGCCGCGCGGTCGTGGTGCGCGACCGCGCCTCGCTGGAGCTAGCCCGCAGTTTGGGCGCACCGCCCGACCGCCTGCGCCTCGGCGCCGACGCGGCGCTCTTGCTCGAGCCGCCGCGCGTGAGCCGCGAGGAGGGGCTGGTCGTCGTCGTCCCCCGCGCCCGGGTGCCGCACGAGGCCAACCTGCGCCTGCGCGAAGTGGCCGAGCGGCTCGCGGCGCTGGGCTACGAGGTGCTGGTGCTGGGCTTCCAGCCGGGTTTCGACGAGCCGGCGCTCGAACTCTTCGACGGCTTCACCCGCGAGCTCAGCGGCGACCCGCGGCGGGTGCTCTACTGGATCGCCCAGGCGGGCTACGTCCTCTCGCTCCGGCTCCACGGCCTCATCCTCGCCGCGGCCGCCGGCACCCCCTACGCCGGCGGCAGCTACGACCCCAAGGTGAAGGCCTTCTGCGAGGAGAGCGGCGCCCCCTACTGGGAGCTGCCCGGCGACCCGGAGGCGATGGTGCGGGTGGCGCTGCACCGCACCGGACCCGACAAGAGCGCCCTGCGCGACCTGCGGGTGCGCGCGGCCGAGGGGTTCAACCACGTCTGGGGGCGGCCGGAACCCGGAACGACGTAA